From Cellulomonas oligotrophica, a single genomic window includes:
- a CDS encoding metallopeptidase family protein has product MGVVVEMTREEFEDAVRDALDEVPEELAAMMDNVVVLVEDEPPPDEPDLLGLYEGTPLTERGESWAAGSLPDRIFVFRNPTLALCEDRDEVVEEVTITVVHEIAHHFGIDDDRLHDLGWS; this is encoded by the coding sequence ATGGGGGTCGTGGTCGAGATGACGCGCGAGGAGTTCGAGGACGCGGTGCGCGACGCCCTCGACGAGGTGCCCGAGGAGCTCGCCGCGATGATGGACAACGTCGTGGTGCTCGTGGAGGACGAGCCGCCCCCGGACGAGCCCGACCTGCTGGGGCTGTACGAGGGGACCCCGCTGACGGAGCGGGGCGAGTCCTGGGCCGCCGGGTCGCTGCCGGACAGGATCTTCGTGTTCCGCAACCCCACGCTGGCGCTGTGCGAGGACCGGGACGAGGTCGTCGAGGAGGTCACCATCACCGTCGTCCACGAGATCGCCCACCACTTCGGCATCGACGACGACCGGCTGCACGACCTCGGCTGGTCGTGA
- a CDS encoding phage holin family protein, producing MVTHTGWSSDTSTEDPRSLGELVSDLSEQASRLVRAEIDLAKAEVAAKAQQAGIGAGLLAGAGVLALYAFGALVATAIIALSNAVAPWLAALLVTVALLLLAGALAAVGVNRLKKGVPPTPEHAVENVQEDVAAVKKGFGA from the coding sequence ATGGTCACGCACACCGGATGGTCGAGCGACACGAGCACCGAGGACCCACGGTCCCTGGGCGAGCTCGTCAGCGACCTCAGCGAGCAGGCGTCGCGGCTCGTGCGCGCCGAGATCGACCTGGCGAAGGCCGAGGTGGCCGCGAAGGCCCAGCAGGCCGGCATCGGCGCCGGGCTCCTCGCCGGCGCCGGGGTGCTGGCGCTCTACGCCTTCGGGGCACTGGTCGCCACCGCGATCATCGCGCTGTCCAACGCGGTGGCGCCGTGGCTCGCCGCGCTCCTGGTGACGGTGGCGCTGCTGCTGCTCGCCGGGGCGCTCGCCGCCGTCGGGGTGAACCGGCTCAAGAAGGGCGTGCCGCCGACGCCGGAGCACGCCGTGGAGAACGTCCAGGAGGACGTGGCGGCCGTGAAGAAGGGGTTCGGGGCATGA
- a CDS encoding DUF3618 domain-containing protein, whose amino-acid sequence MSTHDGTSSDETRFTTPRIAALEAEVALSRQQLAATVDALSTRVDPRVQAQRAVDGGRRLVQDARDPDALPEERARARTVLAVAGGVAALLAVGVVRRLRG is encoded by the coding sequence ATGAGCACGCACGACGGCACCTCCTCGGACGAGACGCGCTTCACGACGCCCCGGATCGCGGCGCTGGAGGCCGAGGTCGCCCTGTCGCGGCAGCAGCTGGCGGCGACGGTCGACGCGCTGTCCACGCGCGTGGACCCCCGCGTGCAGGCCCAGCGGGCTGTGGACGGCGGACGACGGCTCGTGCAGGACGCCCGCGACCCGGACGCGCTGCCCGAGGAACGGGCGAGGGCGCGCACCGTGCTGGCCGTCGCCGGCGGCGTGGCGGCGCTCCTGGCGGTCGGGGTCGTCCGCCGGCTGCGCGGCTGA
- a CDS encoding BldC family transcriptional regulator — MSVTHSSDSETLLTPSEVATLFRVDPKTVTRWAKSGKLSSIRTLGGHRRYRESEVRELLTGVPQQRADER, encoded by the coding sequence ATGTCCGTCACTCATTCGTCCGACAGCGAGACCCTGCTCACACCGTCCGAGGTGGCGACGCTCTTCCGCGTCGACCCGAAGACCGTGACGCGCTGGGCCAAGTCGGGCAAGCTCTCGTCGATCCGCACGCTCGGCGGCCACCGTCGCTACCGGGAGTCCGAGGTGCGCGAGCTCCTCACGGGCGTCCCGCAGCAGCGCGCCGACGAGCGCTGA
- a CDS encoding DUF3073 domain-containing protein, with protein sequence MGRGRQKAKQTKVARELKYFSPDTNYRALEQELSSHSRNDLVTGRRSAVDTDDDPVDWERWSPGDDDR encoded by the coding sequence ATGGGGCGCGGCCGTCAGAAGGCTAAGCAGACGAAGGTCGCCCGGGAGCTGAAGTACTTCAGCCCGGACACCAACTACAGGGCCCTCGAGCAGGAGCTCTCGTCGCACAGCCGCAACGATCTCGTCACGGGACGCCGCAGCGCGGTGGACACGGACGACGACCCCGTTGACTGGGAGCGCTGGTCGCCGGGGGACGACGACCGCTGA
- the purM gene encoding phosphoribosylformylglycinamidine cyclo-ligase: MNAATPAGAPVTYAAAGVDTEAGDRAVELMKDAVRATHGPQVLGGVGGFAGLFDASALTAYRRPLLATSTDGVGTKVAIAQAMDVHDTIGFDLVGMVVDDIVVVGATPLFMTDYIACGRVVPERIADVVRGIAAACSVAGTALVGGETAEHPGLLGPDEYDVAGAATGVVEADGLLGPERVRAGDVLVALGSSGLHSNGYSLVRAVVRQAGWALERHVDELGRTLGEELLEPTRVYAADCLALVERFGVAGVHTFSHVTGGGLAANVARVLPAGLVADVDRTSWQLPPVFGLVQQLGQVPWRDLEATLNLGVGMVAVVAADVVDDLALAARDRGMPAWVLGTVRDAVEADLTAPDVVAGTKGVQGGAVRLHGTYRTS; the protein is encoded by the coding sequence GTGAACGCCGCGACGCCCGCCGGGGCCCCCGTCACGTACGCCGCCGCCGGTGTGGACACCGAGGCCGGCGACCGCGCCGTCGAGCTGATGAAGGACGCCGTCCGGGCCACGCACGGGCCGCAGGTGCTCGGCGGGGTCGGCGGCTTCGCCGGTCTGTTCGACGCCAGCGCGCTCACCGCGTACCGCCGTCCCCTGCTGGCGACCTCCACCGACGGCGTCGGCACGAAGGTCGCGATCGCGCAGGCGATGGACGTGCACGACACCATCGGCTTCGACCTGGTCGGCATGGTCGTCGACGACATCGTCGTCGTGGGTGCCACCCCGCTGTTCATGACGGACTACATCGCGTGCGGCCGGGTCGTGCCCGAGCGCATCGCGGACGTCGTGCGGGGCATCGCGGCCGCCTGCTCGGTCGCCGGCACGGCGCTGGTCGGCGGCGAGACCGCCGAGCACCCCGGGCTGCTCGGACCCGACGAGTACGACGTGGCGGGTGCCGCGACCGGGGTCGTCGAGGCCGACGGGCTCCTGGGGCCGGAGCGGGTCCGCGCCGGTGACGTGCTCGTCGCGCTCGGCTCGTCCGGGCTGCACTCCAACGGGTACTCGCTCGTGCGGGCGGTCGTCCGGCAGGCCGGCTGGGCCCTGGAGCGCCACGTCGACGAGCTGGGCCGGACCCTCGGCGAGGAGCTGCTCGAGCCGACCCGCGTGTACGCGGCGGACTGCCTCGCGCTCGTGGAGCGCTTCGGGGTGGCGGGCGTGCACACGTTCAGCCACGTCACGGGTGGCGGGCTGGCGGCGAACGTCGCGCGCGTGCTCCCGGCCGGGCTGGTGGCCGACGTCGACCGGACCTCGTGGCAGCTGCCGCCGGTGTTCGGTCTGGTCCAGCAGCTGGGGCAGGTGCCGTGGCGGGACCTGGAGGCCACGCTCAACCTGGGTGTCGGGATGGTCGCGGTCGTCGCGGCGGACGTCGTCGACGACCTCGCGCTGGCCGCGCGCGACCGGGGGATGCCTGCGTGGGTGCTCGGCACCGTGCGCGACGCCGTCGAGGCCGACCTCACCGCTCCCGACGTCGTCGCGGGGACCAAGGGCGTCCAGGGCGGCGCGGTCCGCCTGCACGGCACCTACCGCACGTCCTGA
- the purF gene encoding amidophosphoribosyltransferase — protein MAPRADGRLNHDLLPGEKGPQDACGVFGVWAPGEEVAKLAYFGLYALQHRGQESAGIATSNGQQLLVYKDMGLVSQVFDETALNALQGHIAIGHARYSTTGGSTWENAQPTLGATAAGTVALGHNGNLTNSAELVDLVAERYGAQRRGELARGNTTDTALVTALLAGDPDHTLEATALEVLPRLRGAFSLVFMDEHTLYAARDPQGVRPLVLGRLERGWVVASETPALDIVGASFVREVEPGEFLAIDADGLRSTRFAPVDRAGCVFEYVYLARPDTSINGRSVHAARVAMGRRLAVEHPVEADLVIPVPESGTPAAVGYAAKSGIPFGQGLTKNAYVGRTFIQPSQTLRQLGIRLKLNPLKDVIRGKRLVVVDDSIVRGNTQRALIRMLREAGAAEVHVRISSPPVKWPCFYGIDFASRAELIANGLGVAEIASSLGADSLGYISEEGLVAATEQPASQLCTACFSGRYPIELPSADRLGKHLLEQNELPLGPPEDGLMTIAAATGGAGALEHP, from the coding sequence GTGGCCCCCCGCGCAGACGGACGTCTCAACCACGACCTTCTTCCCGGCGAGAAAGGCCCGCAGGACGCCTGCGGAGTCTTCGGCGTCTGGGCACCCGGCGAGGAGGTCGCCAAGCTCGCCTACTTCGGCCTGTACGCGCTGCAGCACCGTGGCCAGGAGTCGGCGGGCATCGCCACCTCCAACGGCCAGCAGCTGCTCGTGTACAAGGACATGGGGCTGGTCTCCCAGGTCTTCGACGAGACGGCGCTGAACGCCCTGCAGGGGCACATCGCGATCGGGCACGCCCGGTACTCGACGACCGGTGGCTCCACGTGGGAGAACGCCCAGCCGACGCTCGGCGCCACGGCGGCCGGCACTGTGGCCCTCGGCCACAACGGCAACCTCACCAACTCGGCCGAGCTGGTCGACCTGGTCGCGGAGCGGTACGGCGCCCAGCGGCGCGGCGAGCTCGCGCGCGGGAACACCACCGACACGGCCCTGGTGACGGCCCTGCTGGCGGGCGACCCCGACCACACGCTCGAGGCGACGGCCCTGGAGGTCCTGCCCCGGCTGCGCGGCGCGTTCAGCCTCGTCTTCATGGACGAGCACACCCTGTACGCCGCGCGCGACCCGCAGGGCGTGCGCCCGCTCGTGCTGGGCCGCCTGGAGCGGGGCTGGGTGGTGGCGTCCGAGACGCCCGCCCTCGACATCGTCGGCGCGTCCTTCGTCCGCGAGGTCGAGCCGGGGGAGTTCCTGGCGATCGACGCGGACGGGCTGCGCTCGACGCGGTTCGCCCCCGTGGACCGCGCGGGCTGCGTGTTCGAGTACGTCTACCTGGCCCGTCCCGACACGTCGATCAACGGGCGCTCCGTGCACGCGGCGCGGGTCGCGATGGGCCGGCGGCTGGCCGTCGAGCACCCCGTCGAGGCGGACCTCGTCATCCCCGTGCCGGAGTCGGGCACGCCCGCGGCCGTCGGGTACGCGGCGAAGTCGGGCATCCCGTTCGGCCAGGGCCTGACCAAGAACGCGTACGTCGGCCGCACGTTCATCCAGCCGTCGCAGACGCTGCGCCAGCTCGGCATCCGGCTCAAGCTCAACCCGCTCAAGGACGTGATCCGCGGCAAGCGTCTCGTCGTCGTCGACGACTCGATCGTGCGCGGCAACACCCAGCGCGCGCTGATCCGGATGCTGCGGGAGGCCGGTGCGGCGGAGGTGCACGTGCGCATCAGCTCGCCGCCGGTGAAGTGGCCCTGCTTCTACGGCATCGACTTCGCGTCCCGCGCCGAGCTCATCGCCAACGGCCTCGGCGTCGCGGAGATCGCGTCGTCGCTCGGCGCGGACTCGCTCGGCTACATCTCGGAGGAGGGTCTCGTCGCCGCCACGGAGCAGCCCGCGAGCCAGCTGTGCACGGCCTGCTTCAGCGGGCGCTACCCGATCGAGCTGCCCTCGGCGGACCGGCTGGGCAAGCACCTCCTCGAGCAGAACGAGCTGCCCCTGGGGCCGCCCGAGGACGGGCTGATGACCATCGCCGCGGCCACCGGTGGCGCTGGCGCGCTGGAGCACCCGTGA
- a CDS encoding histidine kinase, protein MPDDRDPAAAAPEVPDPADVTADGPAAAGTSAPGPVPTEEELLRTATPARVRRAPRYRAFVVTGALLGLVVAVVLVAVLGDDRALEGAGGGLLPVLDGVGGVRAVVGTGGAILGALAGGVVALLADRRSRRAR, encoded by the coding sequence GTGCCCGACGACCGCGACCCCGCTGCTGCGGCCCCCGAGGTCCCCGACCCCGCGGACGTGACCGCCGACGGTCCGGCCGCTGCCGGCACGTCCGCGCCCGGGCCGGTCCCGACGGAGGAGGAGCTCCTGCGCACGGCGACGCCCGCGCGGGTCCGTCGCGCCCCGCGCTACCGCGCCTTCGTGGTCACCGGCGCACTGCTCGGCCTCGTCGTCGCCGTCGTGCTCGTCGCCGTGCTCGGCGACGACCGCGCCCTCGAGGGTGCCGGTGGCGGGCTGCTGCCGGTGCTCGACGGCGTCGGTGGCGTCCGGGCCGTGGTCGGCACCGGCGGTGCGATCCTCGGCGCGCTCGCGGGCGGTGTGGTGGCGCTCCTGGCGGACCGGCGCAGCCGACGGGCCCGCTGA
- a CDS encoding sterol carrier family protein encodes MPPRRRTDPAEGRAAVQAWRADPAAAPTAVRRTAVRFTLEELAHVAPGNAVEVRVPPDGAVQAVAGPRHTRGTPPNVVETDPGTWLALATGAQTWADAVAAGLVHASGERADLTGLLPLQAARPRLT; translated from the coding sequence GTGCCGCCGCGTCGACGTACCGATCCCGCCGAGGGGCGCGCCGCGGTGCAGGCCTGGCGCGCGGACCCCGCGGCAGCGCCGACGGCCGTGCGGCGCACGGCCGTGCGGTTCACGCTCGAGGAGCTCGCGCACGTCGCCCCGGGCAACGCCGTCGAGGTGCGGGTCCCGCCGGACGGCGCCGTGCAGGCCGTCGCCGGGCCGCGGCACACCCGCGGGACGCCGCCCAACGTCGTCGAGACCGACCCCGGCACGTGGCTGGCGCTGGCCACGGGGGCGCAGACGTGGGCCGACGCCGTCGCCGCGGGCCTCGTGCACGCGTCGGGGGAGCGGGCCGACCTGACGGGCCTGCTCCCGCTGCAGGCCGCGCGCCCGCGCCTGACCTAG
- the trpS gene encoding tryptophan--tRNA ligase — MPVPPPQTPRSHAPRTSDLDRPDVLTLDDVLATDPGRHRVLTGDRPTGALHVGHLFGTLQTRVALQRHGVDTVVVVADYQVVTDRDDVGDLPTAVRDVVLDQLAAGLDPVATTFFVHSAVPALHQLMLPFLSLVSVAELDRNPTVKAEQAASGRTSSGLLLTYPVHQAADVLSVGGTLVPVGRDQLPHLELTRTVARRFNRRYGRTFDEPSALLSDAPLVLGTDGTKMSKSRGNAIELRADADTTAAALRGARTDSEHVVTYEPDRRPEVANLVLLGALASGRTPQDVAAEIGAAGAGSLKRFVTDALVEHLAPLRARRAELARDPSVVDEVLARGAERAAALAGATLADVRRAMRQTT; from the coding sequence ATGCCCGTCCCCCCGCCACAGACGCCCCGGTCGCACGCACCCCGCACGTCCGACCTCGACCGCCCCGACGTCCTCACGCTCGACGACGTGCTGGCGACCGACCCCGGCCGTCACCGCGTCCTGACCGGGGACCGCCCGACGGGCGCGCTCCACGTCGGCCACCTCTTCGGCACCCTGCAGACCCGGGTCGCGCTGCAGCGGCACGGCGTCGACACCGTCGTCGTGGTGGCCGACTACCAGGTGGTCACCGACCGCGACGACGTGGGCGACCTGCCCACGGCGGTGCGCGACGTCGTGCTGGACCAGCTGGCCGCAGGGCTGGACCCCGTCGCGACGACGTTCTTCGTGCACTCGGCGGTGCCGGCGCTGCACCAGCTCATGCTCCCGTTCCTGTCGCTCGTCTCCGTGGCCGAGCTCGACCGCAACCCGACCGTGAAGGCCGAGCAGGCGGCCTCGGGCCGGACGTCGTCGGGCCTGCTCCTCACCTACCCCGTGCACCAGGCGGCGGACGTGCTGTCGGTGGGCGGGACGCTCGTGCCCGTGGGCCGCGACCAGCTGCCCCACCTCGAGCTCACGCGCACGGTCGCGCGGCGCTTCAACCGCCGGTACGGCCGCACGTTCGACGAGCCGAGCGCGCTGCTGTCGGACGCCCCGCTGGTGCTCGGCACCGACGGGACGAAGATGAGCAAGAGTCGCGGCAACGCGATCGAGCTGCGTGCTGACGCCGACACGACGGCCGCCGCGCTGCGGGGCGCGCGGACCGACTCCGAGCATGTCGTCACGTACGAGCCCGACCGGCGGCCCGAGGTGGCGAACCTCGTGCTGCTGGGGGCGCTGGCGTCGGGCCGGACGCCGCAGGACGTCGCCGCGGAGATCGGTGCGGCAGGTGCCGGCTCGCTCAAGAGGTTCGTCACGGACGCCCTGGTGGAGCACCTGGCGCCGCTGCGGGCCCGGCGCGCCGAGCTCGCGCGCGACCCGTCGGTCGTGGACGAGGTGCTCGCCCGCGGCGCGGAGCGCGCTGCCGCGCTGGCCGGAGCGACGCTCGCCGATGTCCGCCGTGCCATGCGGCAGACGACCTGA